In Paroedura picta isolate Pp20150507F chromosome 6, Ppicta_v3.0, whole genome shotgun sequence, one genomic interval encodes:
- the LOC143839468 gene encoding uncharacterized protein LOC143839468, with translation MGTVSISEDSKLRGRQDSQGQSGEGGGREEDVEDGGSKGITRSITEEGWDAMESDGSVTQAGPRTQAAGRGDAERRRLILRRGEAPKGMRPAGLLEKQGHEKDPEDEG, from the exons ATGGGGACAGTGTCCATATCAGAGGACAGCAAGCTCAGGGGCAGGCAGGACAGCCAGGGgcagagtggggagggaggaggacgtGAGGAGGATGTTGAGGATGGGGGATCCAAAGGAATCACCCGGAGCATCacggaggaagggtgggatgccATGGAAAGCGATGGATCTGTG ACACAGGCAGGCCCCCGGACCCAGGCGGCCGGCAGAGGGGATGCGGAGAggaggaggctgatcctgcggagGGGAGAGGCGCCCAAAG gaaTGCGTCCAGCTGGTCTTTTGGAGAAGCAGGGACACGAAAAGGATCCAGAGGATGAGGGGTAA